The following are encoded in a window of Salinibacter grassmerensis genomic DNA:
- a CDS encoding outer membrane protein assembly factor BamD, with protein sequence MRTSALVPVLLFALLGALVGCSGGTELTYSGPEEAYKKGVAEMEEGDHQQAIRFFRAVFEYGRGNEWAPDARFKLAMAQRGLNKHLVAANEFQRFTQLYRNDDLLPRAEFERANSYYLRSPSYRLDQSDSEEAISLFRLFIDRHPNHELVPKAEEKINELRAKLARKKYEAGQLYEQRDMWQAATTVYERAFDQYPDTRWADNALLGAVRTYVRYADRSVESKQAERYQKAIENYNRLTQLFPESTLLGRAENLYSEAREKLDRVQAREGEQSLAQEDASGGSN encoded by the coding sequence ATGCGTACGTCGGCTCTCGTTCCTGTTCTGCTGTTTGCGCTTCTCGGGGCCCTCGTCGGATGCTCGGGAGGCACCGAGCTTACCTACAGTGGGCCGGAAGAAGCGTACAAGAAGGGGGTTGCCGAGATGGAGGAAGGCGATCATCAGCAGGCCATTCGCTTCTTTCGGGCCGTGTTTGAATACGGGCGGGGGAACGAGTGGGCCCCCGATGCGCGCTTCAAGCTCGCCATGGCGCAGCGCGGGCTGAACAAGCATCTGGTGGCCGCGAACGAATTCCAGCGCTTCACGCAGCTCTACCGCAACGACGATCTCCTTCCTCGGGCCGAGTTTGAACGCGCCAACTCGTACTACCTCCGGTCGCCCTCGTACCGTCTCGACCAGTCGGACTCGGAGGAGGCCATCTCTCTCTTTCGTCTTTTCATTGACCGGCACCCGAACCACGAACTCGTGCCGAAGGCCGAAGAGAAAATCAATGAGCTCCGCGCGAAACTTGCACGGAAGAAGTACGAGGCGGGCCAGCTCTACGAGCAGCGCGACATGTGGCAGGCCGCCACGACAGTCTACGAACGTGCCTTTGATCAGTACCCAGACACACGCTGGGCCGACAACGCGCTTCTTGGTGCAGTACGGACGTACGTTCGGTACGCGGACCGAAGCGTGGAGAGCAAGCAGGCCGAGCGCTACCAGAAAGCGATCGAGAATTACAACCGGCTCACGCAACTCTTCCCCGAGAGCACTCTTCTTGGGCGGGCGGAGAACCTGTACAGCGAGGCCCGAGAAAAGCTCGATCGCGTGCAGGCCCGAGAGGGTGAGCAGTCGCTGGCGCAGGAGGATGCGTCGGGCGGCTCCAACTGA
- the nadD gene encoding nicotinate (nicotinamide) nucleotide adenylyltransferase, which translates to MNVGLFGGSFNPPHVAHLIVAEVVRDQFGLDEVWWIPNATPPHKPDDELVAVQHRLAMTERMVADNPAFRVCGIEVEREGVSYTVETLRVLQDQHPDTDFALILGSDSLDHFADWHRPDEIAERVPFIVYKRPGAIESVADPRFANDVRYAAAPVLEISGTEVRARRRAGRSIRYLVPEGVRSYIDTHDLYRVRD; encoded by the coding sequence ATGAATGTTGGTCTTTTTGGAGGGTCCTTCAACCCGCCCCACGTCGCCCATCTCATCGTCGCGGAGGTCGTCCGCGACCAGTTCGGGCTCGACGAGGTGTGGTGGATTCCCAACGCTACTCCGCCCCACAAGCCGGACGACGAGTTGGTGGCCGTGCAGCACCGGCTGGCGATGACCGAGCGCATGGTGGCGGACAACCCGGCCTTTCGCGTGTGCGGAATTGAGGTGGAACGGGAAGGCGTGTCGTACACGGTCGAGACGCTCCGTGTCTTGCAGGACCAGCATCCCGATACGGACTTTGCCCTCATCCTCGGCAGTGACAGCCTCGACCACTTTGCCGACTGGCACCGGCCCGACGAGATCGCTGAGCGCGTGCCGTTTATCGTGTACAAACGCCCCGGGGCCATCGAGTCGGTCGCCGATCCCCGCTTCGCGAACGATGTCCGGTACGCGGCTGCGCCCGTCCTGGAAATCTCGGGGACCGAGGTCCGCGCCCGGCGCCGGGCCGGCCGCTCCATCCGGTACCTCGTGCCGGAGGGGGTGCGCTCCTACATCGACACCCACGACCTCTACCGCGTACGAGACTGA